TGTAATTCCAAAAGGAATTCTCTTATTTAGTGACTCTCTAGCTTCTAActaattatttatattcaattaaaGAAAAGTGTTCAATACGGTCATCAGtttctaatgaaaatataataatgtgtTATTAAATATTACTATTTCCAGCTGCGGCACCCTATCAAGAGTTACCACCGCGTGCTGGTCACGTACCAGTCTACATACGCGAAGGCGATCAGCCACTAAGTGAAATTCATCCTGGCTTAGCTGAAGCGTTCCATGAAGTGGCCGCACTCACTCAGAAGATTGAGGTGAGTGAAAAACCCATTCGGAACACTTAAACAATCTCTCTAAAACCTACATTTTTTTAGGATAAAAAGTCCGAGGCAACCAAGGATGACACAGTGAGTGACTCCAAGGACGAGAAGGCAGCACCTGTGACTGAGCCCGAGCCAACCGAGAGTGACATAGCATCCTTTGATGTGATCAAAGGTATTGAAAGCCAAAACGAATCAGCCGCGAAAAATGATGAGACAAAGGACGAACCAGATCAAAGCAAGAATGTTGATAAAAAGGAAGTATAAACATCAGATGtgaaaatttaaagcaatatttatatcttaataatattatttacttttttatacaaatatacaatacatataattttaatatatttaaaacttgaGTTTTAGAAGACGAAGTTATTTATAAGCAATGGCTTCTTAAGGCACTGGAAAAAACTAAGCTACGAGTATATTAATAACGTCATGTCACTTATAAATCTTCATAGAATTTTATCTATCAACATTGGCAAAACTTTATCTCATCTGCAAATCTTTGTTCATAACTTAAAAAAGGGTCGTAACTTGATTGAGTTATGAATAATAGGTCAAAGTTGACCCTGATGACTgacaaaaaaaacgaaattttctcgtattttaatgcaaacccttattatcgccttcaaaatctCCTTTTGGGCCAAGTATGCCAACGCTTAATAGCCTCGGCCAGAATGGCCTTCAATGCCTTCAGCGAATCTCGGTTTTTCGGgtttaactaatttttgaaaCGCCATTCGCTAAATTGTCGGTCAGTATCGACGTCATATTCACAAAACGTTGGATAAATGTAGGGTCTTCAGTTACGTTGTTAAGCTTCTCTTTTACGACCTCTACTTCGACTCAATTCAAACATTTTAGTATAAGTCTAACAATTACATAATATATTAAGATCTTTTTCTAACTCCATGATGCCAACatgattttattaaacattttcgaTGATATCGTTATTAATAGAGAGGATGGATAACTTGCATGAGccacgtttttaattttttttttgtccattATAAAAATCGTAAGCCGAACCAATAGCGTCACCCTAATTGACAAATCAAATTTTACACGAACATAAAAAATGTGGAACTAAATGACACAGTGGTTCCAACCATAggccaaaaatcaaaaaaaatccaTCTCAGAATTTTTTCTCAGAAAATAGCGGAAATTGCTCGTcagaaaaaattacggtttggtgtggttcaTGAGCTGGCGGCGTCAAAGTACTTTTTTTGTGATGATTAAGATGGCACCTGCTCAAtgaaccgaatatttttgacctGAATTGGAAGATGtgcttggacaatatgtggtacctacaggacggcgccacaagccaaacagcgaatgtcacaatcgatttattgcaaaccaagtttggtgaaacGTATTTTCTCACGAActtcggtcgtgcgatttgacgctgtcagactatttcctgtggggctacgtcaagacTAGTCTAAGCCAAAGCCAGCGTCGATTCATGAACtttgtacgaatatcgaacgtgaaagcAGTatccgatttatgcttgaaaaccgtcaaaATTGAGTTCAGTGTCTGGACTTGCAAGCCTGCTCATGGTGGCGATGCAAAAAAATCGAGCTCCCTATATAAtagcatttgtttttatatccCAGATCGGCTTTCGAAATTACGGACTTAAGGATAACATTATCCATCGTCAAACAATTAGCCCTCGATATTGCTACGGTGTTGAACAAAGAATATACTGAtatacttttgaaatatttttttagatttttggtaaataatttcatagcgatatctcaaaattaTTATGACCGCGGCTTCATACAAGCCGAACcactttaaaaactataaaaaagtttttattgattCGGTTAGCGATCGCATATAAACTGCGTCCGACTAGTATGGATAATATGAAATTCGAAGTCgaatatttcgattttataGGCTACCttcgaaaaatggaaaaatcatTCCTTCATAGCACAATCTTTCGAAAAAATTGGTTTGGTACAATGCCAACCGAATGTTGTTTCATGTTTTTGAAacagaattttatttttctattcaaaATCTACTAGTtcttggttaatattttggttaatacagaaatcagctgtggtgaataaCTTGGATTCTGAGGTACATCTGACTTTAATTAAAAGGAAAGCATTTTTGCAAATTCTACTCCAAattctttttcgaaaaatgcaatTCTTCTGATAAAAGCCGGATTTCGAAGTTCTTCGTACTCAAAAAATCAAAAGCCTGTTcacagttttcaattttttatccTAAAAGACTTAAATCAGCACAATCAAGTTTTCTACGATTGCACGAACCTTAATAAAGACTTTAAGCCGTTAAGTAACATCTTTAGAAACCAAAACTTCAAACATAACTACGGAAGAAATAGACAAATTcccttttgtttttgaattaattcaatattttctatttcgaATATCTCCAACAAACAATTCTACACAATACAATgcagcacaaacacacaaaagtCCATTTAAGACGCCAAACTTTGCATTCCGACAGGTAAGACTAAAAGTCTACCGCCggccaaaataataaattttcacgGTTGATGCAACAAATTGAAAAGCTTCAGCTATGTGCAATGGCGGCACTCGCCAAGTGTTTAATTTCAAGCGTttcctacacacatacatgcaaaccTTTTTTCTGTGAACGAAGACTGGACTAAAATAAACCTTTTGAAGTGGTGAGCTGGCATTGTGAGCAAATACGgttaactatgtatgtaagtgtgtgtgtgtagtgtggaAAACTTAAAGTCTGGCAATATGAGGcgtaaatttgttttcaacttttttaattgattaaattGCGAAGTTTCCAAAGTTTTGTTTTCACCGATTTTGGAATGTTGCCGCTACTAATAAAACACTTTAGCTCTCCCATACACTCACTTACTCGCGCACTCACTTTAACCCCCGCcgcaagcaaaacaaataacaGACAAAAGTAATTTTGCCAAAAGTGACAAAATACaaa
This genomic stretch from Bactrocera dorsalis isolate Fly_Bdor chromosome 5, ASM2337382v1, whole genome shotgun sequence harbors:
- the LOC109579656 gene encoding uncharacterized protein LOC109579656, which produces MRSSGLKSVSCLLAMLSLAIVLCLCATEIAAAPYQELPPRAGHVPVYIREGDQPLSEIHPGLAEAFHEVAALTQKIEDKKSEATKDDTVSDSKDEKAAPVTEPEPTESDIASFDVIKGIESQNESAAKNDETKDEPDQSKNVDKKEV